A portion of the Actomonas aquatica genome contains these proteins:
- a CDS encoding alpha/beta hydrolase: MKLRLRRLSRFLLPSLIAVTAALANPPADGTVIPLWPEGVPGQLGILADEQWEDGRVRNVQEPTLTYCTPAVDRPTRTAVIVCPGGGYTVLSFEREGWQYARWLSQQGITTFILKNRLKEYGHPHPLRDVLRAIRHVRDNAAAYGIDPDRIGVMGSSAGGHLAASASTLFDHPDGKTGAAIDAVSARPDFAILMYPVISMADGVTHEGSRRNITHEDPALRPLLSLEDQVTAATPPTLIIHTQDDQSVPVANALRYYTALSEAGVPAELYIFQHGPHGMGLKPGLGTASSWPDRAREWLQDRGLTLR; this comes from the coding sequence ATGAAACTTCGCCTCCGTCGCCTCAGCCGCTTCTTGCTGCCCTCGCTCATCGCCGTGACCGCCGCTCTTGCCAACCCGCCCGCCGACGGCACCGTCATTCCGCTTTGGCCCGAGGGTGTGCCCGGTCAGCTCGGCATCTTGGCCGATGAGCAATGGGAGGATGGCCGCGTGCGCAACGTGCAGGAACCCACCCTCACCTACTGCACCCCCGCCGTCGACCGTCCCACCCGCACCGCCGTCATCGTGTGCCCAGGCGGTGGATACACCGTGCTCTCCTTCGAACGCGAGGGCTGGCAATACGCCCGCTGGCTCTCCCAACAAGGCATCACTACCTTCATCCTGAAAAATCGCCTCAAGGAATACGGCCACCCTCACCCCCTGCGCGACGTGCTGCGCGCCATTCGCCACGTGCGCGACAACGCCGCCGCCTACGGCATCGATCCCGATCGCATCGGCGTCATGGGCAGCTCCGCCGGCGGCCACCTCGCCGCCTCCGCCTCCACCCTCTTCGATCATCCCGACGGCAAGACCGGCGCCGCCATCGATGCGGTGAGCGCTCGCCCCGACTTCGCCATCCTCATGTATCCGGTCATCTCCATGGCCGATGGCGTCACCCACGAGGGCTCCCGCCGCAACATCACCCACGAGGATCCCGCTCTACGCCCCCTCCTCTCGCTTGAAGACCAGGTCACCGCCGCGACCCCGCCCACCCTCATCATCCACACGCAGGACGATCAATCGGTGCCCGTCGCCAACGCCCTCCGCTACTACACCGCCCTTAGCGAAGCCGGCGTGCCCGCCGAACTCTACATTTTTCAACACGGCCCCCACGGCATGGGCCTGAAACCGGGCCTCGGCACCGCCTCCTCCTGGCCCGACCGCGCCCGCGAATGGCTCCAAGATCGCGGCCTCACGCTGCGCTGA
- a CDS encoding rhamnogalacturonan lyase — translation MKPHCFLLSALAACLLAGSLAAQPMVERLSRGVTAIHQPDGSVFVTWRLLADDPANIAFNLYRETGPNPDIPPDSPFASRRDPRAGLARVNAEPLTAGTWFIDRDASLYRETRYTVRPIVNGEECAPSAAFTFASGAAPMPYHAVPIDTPEGYTPNDASLGDLDGDGDYEIILKQEQRPRDNSHSGYTGETLLQAYTLAGQHLWTINLGKNIREGAHYTMFMVADLDGDGRAEVACKTADGTIDGLGQVIGDPAADWREGGTTTVPSPDRSGAEVTPDGYRARMEGRIIRGPEYLTVFDGLTGAALATVDYIPGRHPDTDTPTTEQMAAIWGDGYANRSDRFLAGVAYLDGHLPSLLFCRGYYTRSVIAAWDFRDGQLTSRWVFDSDDHGPRNGSNPWRGQGNHQLSTADVDDDGRQEIIYGAMVVDDDGSPLYTTGWGHGDALHVSDFDWTHPGLEVHDIQERFDKEGMSLRDARTGEPLFLLPSVKAAEDGGDKGEGPGRGNAFNIDPRFPGAEMWAAGAEVDGLYAADGTVILAKRPRGFPVNFGVWWDGDLLRELLDGNRILKWNWETESIDPLLVAHASTSNNGTKATPAVSADLWGDWREEVIWRARDNSELRIYTSTIPTPHRLVTLMQDPQYRTAIAWQNTAYNQPPHPSFALDESLPLPPPPAVTFPETK, via the coding sequence ATGAAACCTCACTGCTTCCTTCTGTCCGCTCTCGCGGCCTGCCTCCTCGCGGGCAGTCTCGCCGCCCAACCCATGGTCGAACGCCTCTCCCGCGGCGTCACTGCCATTCATCAGCCCGACGGCTCCGTGTTCGTCACCTGGCGCCTCCTCGCCGACGATCCGGCCAACATCGCCTTCAACCTCTACCGCGAGACCGGGCCCAATCCCGACATCCCGCCCGACAGTCCTTTCGCCTCGCGCCGCGATCCGCGCGCCGGCCTCGCTCGCGTCAACGCTGAGCCACTCACCGCCGGCACCTGGTTCATCGATCGCGACGCCTCGCTGTATCGGGAAACCCGTTACACGGTCCGTCCGATCGTCAACGGCGAGGAATGTGCCCCCAGCGCCGCCTTCACCTTCGCCTCCGGCGCCGCACCAATGCCCTACCACGCCGTGCCCATCGATACGCCGGAGGGTTACACGCCCAACGACGCCTCCCTCGGCGACCTCGATGGCGACGGCGACTACGAGATCATTCTCAAACAGGAACAACGTCCGCGCGACAACTCCCACTCCGGTTACACCGGCGAAACCTTGCTCCAGGCCTACACCCTCGCCGGCCAACATCTCTGGACCATCAACCTCGGCAAAAACATCCGCGAGGGCGCCCACTACACCATGTTTATGGTCGCCGATCTCGACGGCGACGGTCGCGCCGAAGTCGCCTGCAAAACCGCCGACGGCACCATCGATGGCCTCGGCCAGGTGATCGGCGACCCCGCTGCCGATTGGCGTGAGGGCGGCACCACCACTGTGCCGTCGCCCGATCGCTCCGGCGCCGAAGTCACGCCCGATGGCTACCGCGCCCGCATGGAAGGCCGCATCATTCGGGGCCCCGAATACCTCACCGTTTTCGACGGCCTCACCGGTGCCGCCCTCGCCACCGTCGATTACATTCCCGGCCGCCATCCCGACACCGACACGCCCACCACCGAACAGATGGCCGCCATCTGGGGCGACGGTTACGCCAACCGCTCCGACCGTTTCCTCGCCGGCGTAGCCTACCTCGACGGTCACTTGCCGTCCCTGCTCTTCTGTCGCGGTTACTACACTCGCTCGGTCATCGCCGCGTGGGATTTCCGCGACGGTCAACTGACTTCCCGCTGGGTCTTCGACAGCGACGACCACGGCCCACGCAACGGCAGCAACCCTTGGCGCGGTCAGGGCAACCACCAGCTCTCCACCGCCGACGTCGACGACGACGGTCGCCAGGAGATCATCTACGGTGCCATGGTCGTCGATGACGACGGTTCCCCGCTCTATACCACCGGCTGGGGTCACGGCGACGCGCTGCACGTGTCGGACTTCGATTGGACCCATCCCGGCCTAGAGGTGCACGACATCCAGGAGCGTTTCGACAAAGAGGGCATGAGCCTGCGCGACGCTCGCACCGGCGAGCCGCTCTTCCTTCTGCCTTCGGTCAAAGCGGCCGAGGACGGTGGCGACAAAGGTGAAGGCCCCGGCCGCGGCAACGCCTTCAACATCGATCCGCGCTTCCCCGGTGCCGAGATGTGGGCCGCCGGTGCCGAGGTCGACGGCCTCTACGCCGCCGACGGCACCGTCATCCTCGCCAAACGCCCGCGCGGTTTCCCGGTCAACTTCGGTGTCTGGTGGGACGGCGACCTCCTGCGCGAACTTCTCGATGGCAACCGCATCCTGAAATGGAACTGGGAAACCGAGTCGATCGATCCGCTCCTCGTCGCCCACGCCTCCACCTCCAACAACGGCACCAAAGCCACGCCCGCCGTCTCCGCCGACCTCTGGGGCGACTGGCGCGAAGAGGTCATTTGGCGCGCCCGCGACAACTCCGAGCTGCGCATCTACACCAGCACCATTCCGACCCCGCATCGCCTCGTCACCCTCATGCA